From the genome of Vitis riparia cultivar Riparia Gloire de Montpellier isolate 1030 chromosome 2, EGFV_Vit.rip_1.0, whole genome shotgun sequence:
CATCTCTCTGGAAAAGCAAAGGATATGAAATACAAATGTACTCTATGTGCTATTAGCCCATGGGACCAATTATTATGAGGGCTTATGGGATACTGGCATGTTTTAACAGATAGGCTATAATGGCGGAGTTCCAATAACGGAGGAATTCTTCATTGAGAATATTGCTGGCAAACATGGTGATGATGTCGCTAGGGGCATCTTCCCTGACTGGGACCTCGAGAAGGGCTTAAAATTCATGGATGATAAGGAAGCTTTGTTTCGAAAGTAAACTCCCATCTTCTCCATTTTCCCTCACTTCAGTGaaatttccaaagttccaacATATAATCTGTCCTTATTTGAACAACAGATTTGCGAAAGAACAAGTGAAGCCTTTAGATGGCCTACAAAAGATAAGGAAATGGATTGAAGATCGAGGCTTGAAACGGGCTGCAGTTACTAATGCTCCAAGACCAAATGCTGAACTCATGATCTCACTTCTCGGCCTCTCTGATTTCTTCCAGGCAGTTGTTATTGGCAGCGAATGTGATTGTGCCAAACCATTCCCAGACCCCTACTTGAAGGCTCTTGAAGTCCTCCAAGTGTCAAAGGATAACACATTCATCTTCGAGGTTTTCTATCTTTACCTATCATTGCTGgttgttcaaaattcaaacaagtTAGGATTCTGAATTACCATCACTGTTTTTGCTTGGTCAGGATTCTGCTTCGGGGATTAAGGCTGGGGTGGCTGCCGGAATGCCTGTTGTTGGTTTAACTACCAGGAATCCTGAAAGCTCGTTGATGGAAGCAAAACCCGTCTTTCTCATACGTGATTACGATGATCCCAAATTGTGGGCGGCTTTGGCA
Proteins encoded in this window:
- the LOC117929540 gene encoding haloacid dehalogenase-like hydrolase domain-containing protein Sgpp, whose translation is MTVSSGENSADSKCSLSGLAPLEAVLFDIDGTLCDSDPLHYYAFRELLLQIGYNGGVPITEEFFIENIAGKHGDDVARGIFPDWDLEKGLKFMDDKEALFRKFAKEQVKPLDGLQKIRKWIEDRGLKRAAVTNAPRPNAELMISLLGLSDFFQAVVIGSECDCAKPFPDPYLKALEVLQVSKDNTFIFEDSASGIKAGVAAGMPVVGLTTRNPESSLMEAKPVFLIRDYDDPKLWAALAELDQKGAPGAAATA